One Mauremys mutica isolate MM-2020 ecotype Southern chromosome 9, ASM2049712v1, whole genome shotgun sequence DNA segment encodes these proteins:
- the CETN2 gene encoding centrin-2, which produces MASSFKKSTLGAVAQRKKTGPKLELTEDQKQEIREAFDLFDTDGTGNIDVKELKVAMRALGFEPKKEEIKKMISDIDKEGTGKISFNDFLVVMTQKMAEKDSKEEILKAFKLFDDDETGKISFKNLKRVAKELGENLTDEELQEMIDEADRDGDGEVNEQEFLRIMKKTSLY; this is translated from the exons ATG GCTTCCAGCTTCAAGAAATCTACTTTAGGGGCAGTAGCCCAGAGGAAGAAGACAGGTCCTAAACTTGAACTAACTGAAGACCAGAAGCAGGAGATCCGAGAGGCTTTTGATCTGTTTGATACCGATGGCACTGGGAACATAGATGTTAAGGAGCTAAAG GTGGCCATGAGAGCACTAGGGTTTGAACCCAAAAAAGAAGAGATCAAGAAAATGATATCAGACATTGATAAGGAAGGAACAGGAAAGATCAGCTTCAATGACTTTCTGGTGGTGATGACTCAGAAGATG GCTGAAAAAGATTCCAAAGAGGAGATTCTAAAAGCCTTCAAACTGTTTGATGATGATGAAACTGGCAAAATCTCTTTCAAAAACCTTAAACGTGTGGCCAAGGAACTTGGGGAAAATCTCACAGATGAGGAGCTACAG GAAATGATTGATGAAGCAGATCGAGATGGAGATGGGGAAGTGAATGAGCAGGAATTCCTGAGGATCATGAAGAAGACCAGTCTTTACTGA